A region of Arabidopsis thaliana chromosome 5, partial sequence DNA encodes the following proteins:
- a CDS encoding transcription termination factor family protein, with amino-acid sequence MFSRFLEKLERIAQFNIFSIAHQNHISRSKLCHVYSAVRCFQSGRFVCGDKSSLRHWSQSPTRVFGNRVSRAMKNEAQKALFDYLHYTRTLSFVDAEHIGKNSPRFVLALLSKIDDTRKEDISQR; translated from the coding sequence ATGTTCTCAAGATTTCTGGAAAAACTAGAAAGGATTGCTCAATTCAATATCTTCTCCATTGCTCATCAAAACCACATTTCAAGGTCGAAGCTTTGTCATGTTTATAGTGCAGTGAGATGTTTTCAGAGTGGTAGATTTGTCTGTGGGGATAAATCTTCTTTACGACATTGGTCTCAGTCACCTACACGGGTTTTCGGGAATCGGGTTTCGAGAGCTATGAAGAATGAAGCTCAAAAAGCTCTCTTTGATTACTTGCATTATACTAGAACACTTAGTTTTGTTGATGCAGAGCATATTGGTAAGAATTCACCTCGTTTTGTTTTGGCTTTATTGTCCAAGATTGATGATACTCGAAAGGAGGATATATCCCAGCGTTGA